Below is a window of Mucilaginibacter sp. PAMC 26640 DNA.
TTCTTCGGCATCAGGCCATACAGGGCAGCCCAGCAAACATTGGGCGAGAACGTTGCCGACGTTGCACGTTTTTTACGCATAAAGGCCGATTTTTATCTAACTGAAACGGATATCGATGCAAATTATAAACGGCTGGTACTGCAGCAAATTTCCGTAAGCAATCACCAGGACGCCGTACGGGAAATGCTTTTTAAGAGTCGGTTAATGGTTAAAGAATCTACTGCTGCCAGCAGGATCCTGGTACTTACCTTTAACGACCTGGTGGATATGTTTGAGCAGATCATGGCGACGCACTACGACTACCAGCAGATCCGAGATAAATTTGCCCATACCGGAGTTTTGAGGGAAATCTCCATTTTTCTGCATACCGTCGCTAACGATCTGGATAACATTGGGTACGCTATTTTATCGAACACCCGCCCCGAAAAACTGGATCACCTTGATTTTAAACTTGAACAGCTAAAGGCCAAAATTGACGAGGTTGGTGCCGACGATAAGGAGGCCAGCAATTTAGTATTGAAAAAGATACTGATCAATTTGAGGGATGTGAGCAAAAGCATTGCTAACATTTACAAATATTACCATTCCAAAGCTTCGGACATGTTGATGAACAACACAAGGGACGTGGAGTATTCTAAATTTGTAACGCACCAGGACTACGCTCCCCACATTTTCTGGGATAATTTTACGCTTAAATCTGCCACTTTTAAGCACGCGCTTCGTGTTTCACTGGTGTGCCTTGTGGGTTTTATCACAGCGAAATTCGTATCGCTCGGCGGCCACAGTTATTGGGTATTGCTTACTATCATTGTAATTCTTAAACCAGGCTTCAGTCTGTCAAAACAGCGTAACTATCAAAGACTGATCGGTACCATAGCAGGAGGTGTAATAGGTATATTCATTTTAACCTTTATCCCTGATAAAACTGCGCAGTTTATTATACTGGTTGTATTGATGATAGGCACCTACAGTTTCCTGAGACTAAACTATATAGTAAGTGTTATATTAATGACCCCCTATGTGCTTATACTTTTCAAATTTTTAGGCGTAGGATTACTGAATGTTGCCCAGGAACGAATAATAGATACGGCAATAGGCTCTTCGATCGCTTTGATTGCCAGTTATCTTATTTTCCCTACCTGGGAGTTTGAGCAGATAAGAGTAGACCTGAAGGCGGTCATCGTGGCAAATATCAACTACCTGAAAAAAGTATCAGAAAGCATTTCAGGCAAAACGGTGTTGCTAACTGATTATAAACTGGCTCGTAAGGATGTTTTTGTAAATTCTGCCAACCTTTCGGCAACATTTGAACGGATGACCTCCGAGCCTAAAAGTAAGCAGCGAAACATTAAGGATATTCATAAGTTTGTAGTGCTAAACCATATTCTGGCATCTTACACTGCCAATATTGCATCGGCGCTTATCAGGACAGGGCCGCAGCGGCCGCATGCGGATACTCTCAAACTGGTTAAGCGCAGTATTGCCGTGCTGCAGGAAACCAATAAAAAACTGGCAGATGAAATTGTTGCGCCGCCTGCCCCTATTCTCCAGCAAACCGAGGCGGTTAAAGTTGCCGAAGTGCCGACCGTCCCGCTTACCATTGATGATGTCCTGATGAAAGAGCAGCTAGGTTTTATTAATAAGCTGACGATTGACATCGGGAAGGTGACTGAGAATATATTAAGATAATTTCGCTACTACAACTGTTTTAGGTATTTCTCCCCTATACCGACTTAATACGTAATCTTTTCCAGTATCTGTAGATACTTTTCGCGGCTTTGGGGCCTAGTATTAAAATACCAACCCATACGAAATAAATTTTCTAATCATGAATATCACAATAACTCAGTAGCCAGATTAGCCAGTTCGCTTCTTTCCCCTTTTTGCAAGGTAACGTGCGCGTATAGCGGATGCCCCTTTGCCTTATCAATCAGGTAGGATAAACCATTGCTTTCCGCGTCCAGGTAGGGGGTATCTATCTGATAAATATCACCGGTAAAAACAAATTTGCTACTCTCCCCCGCTCTTGAAATAATTGTTTTCACTTCGTGCGGGGTAAGGTTCTGCGCCTCATCTACTATAAAAAAAATCTTGCTCAACGTACGCCCGCGAATAAATGCCAGTGGCGTTATGGAAATTTTATCGTTGGCTACCAGTTCATCTATCTTAGCCTGCATCTTTTCATCTTCGGCAAACTGGTCTTTGATGAATTTGAGGTTGTCCCAAATCGGCGCCATATAGGGGTCTATCTTAGATTTTACATCACCCGGTAAAAACCCGATATCCTTATTACTTAACGGCACTATGGGCCGCGTTACAAAAATTTGCCGGTAGTATTTGCGTTGCTCCAGCGCACTGGCTAATGCCAACAGCGTTTTGCCCGTGCCGGCATTGCCTTGTATGGTTACCAGTTTAATATCCGGATGGAGTAAAGCATGTATAGCAAATGCCTGTTCGGGGTTCCGGGGATGGATGTTGAGTACCGGCTGCTCCATCACCTTTTCCATCATGTCGGTTTGTTTGTTATAGAAAACCGAGGCGGTGGCGTTTTTACTGTTTAAAATGTAAAATTGATTACTTCTTGGCTGAAGATCAAAATCTCCCGCAGGAATAGCATCATTTTTGTTGAGTTTTCCCAGTAGCTTGTCGGTAACTTTATTAAGCACCGTTTTGCCGCTGTAAAGCTCCTCTATGTTTTTAACTTTCCCCGTTTCATAATCCTCCGCATACAAATTAAGCGACTTGGCCTTAAGCCGCAAACAAATATCTTTAGATACGAGAATTACCTTTTTATCCGGATTCTCAAACTGTACGCCCAGGGCTGCATTTAAAATGCGGTGGTCTATCTTGTCTGATCCAAAAACAACTTCGGCATCTGCACTGCTGTTTTTTACATCCATTATCACTTTAAAGCTGCCCTTGCTCTTACCGTTAAGCGGCATCCACTGATTAATGAGTCGATTACGCGAAAGGTCGTCCATCAGGCGGATAAAGCTGCGCGCTTCAAAATTACGCGTATCGTTACCGCTCTTCATGTTATCCAGTTCCTCAAGTACCTGTATCGGTATTGCTACATCGTGCTCCTGAAAGTTCTCAAACGCATTATGATCGTAAAGGATCACGGATGTATCCAGCACAAATATTTTCCTTTTTCTATCGGTATTATCCTTACTCATTTAAGCTAAATTAGGAAATTAAATTGGATGGTTTAGTGCCTTAACAGCTGGGCCCAGCGCTACTGTTTAAGCGAAACCTAAAATGGTGCCCCCCCTGCTTCAAAATGCGCAGCCGGCAACGGGATGGATGCCTTCTTTATCTTTAACTAAAGTATTTTTGCTGCCGCTGATCGCTACTATCCATAGGCTGTCGAAGTCACCGGTATCCCATTTGAGTTGCTTTGCATCAATACCTAAAGCCGAAATAATATCCGGGATATTTTTATGCTCCCAAACCACGATCACCGTCCCTGACTTTTTAAGTAGGTTGACAGCTAATTTCTTTGTTTGTGCAACATCATAGTTGGTATTAATAGGAATGTTGTATCTTATTGCAAGCGGTGAAATGGTTTGCGTCATACGGAGACTCTTCGTCACCTTCCCTACCGATGGCGATGGCACATAAAGATAATTGGGAACGCCGAACTTTGAAACAATAACGGCGGGAAGTTTTACCGCCCTGTTAAATCCGGCACAGGAAAGATTATCGCCCTGATCCGGTTTTTCAGCATGGCGAAGGATAATGATCTTTAATGGCTGCTGCGCAAACAGTGGAGATACCATAAATAAAACCACAACAGTAATCGAGAAAATACAATAGAGATAATTTTTACGCTTCATTTTGGCAGTCAATTTATATTTTATAACGCCTGATTCCTGATGAAGTTCAGTAAAATTGAAATATAGATATGGGCTGGTTATCTCAACAAAGTTTAAATATAATTAACGCCAACAATTACCTTCAGGATTTGGCAATCAACGACACTCCTTCAAATTCGATTCCCGCCCATCCATGGGACATAAACTGCCTGATATTTTGATGATCGGTCCCAACTGGATCAGCCAATACGGCCTGGTAATGCTCTGCAAAAAGCAACAAAGTGTCGTCTACTGTCAAATTATTTATTTTTGCAATTGCAAAAACCCTGGCACTACCCTGGTTTTGGGATGCTTCGTTGTACAAATTACCGTTTTTAAAAGCCGTCGGCTGATGCAGAAAATAAGTATCTATAAATTCCAGCACTTTTTTAAATGCTACTGTATTTGTCTTGAGACCTGTTAATAAAGTGTTTAACTCTTGATTCATCTTATAAAAGTAGTTGGATGAAAATAGTATAAAATCAGATAAAGAAAAGGTATGTTGAAAAACTCATTCCCTTATTGAGGAGAAAGTTTTAGTTTCGCGCTTGTATTAAATCCTGCTCAGACAATGCTTACAGTAGAAAAGATCGGCGGCACGTCTATGACCGCCTTAAAAGAGGTTATCGATAATATTATTTATTTTGACCGCCCGGCAGACAATCTCTATAACCGCGTATTTGTTGTCTCGGCTTTTTCAGGAGTTACTAATCTTTTGCTGGAGGATAAAAAAACCAAACTACCCGGTGTTTATCACCGTATCCTAAATAACGAAGACTTTCATCAGGCTTTGGCGGCATTGGTGGCCCGCTTGAAAGACATCAACCAAAGCTACGCCCACCTCGGCCTTGAGAAAGCCTTGGCAGACGAATTCATAGAAACGCATATTAATAAAGCACAAACCTACCTGGAAAATATGGTGGATATCCTG
It encodes the following:
- a CDS encoding phosphate starvation-inducible protein PhoH, which gives rise to MSKDNTDRKRKIFVLDTSVILYDHNAFENFQEHDVAIPIQVLEELDNMKSGNDTRNFEARSFIRLMDDLSRNRLINQWMPLNGKSKGSFKVIMDVKNSSADAEVVFGSDKIDHRILNAALGVQFENPDKKVILVSKDICLRLKAKSLNLYAEDYETGKVKNIEELYSGKTVLNKVTDKLLGKLNKNDAIPAGDFDLQPRSNQFYILNSKNATASVFYNKQTDMMEKVMEQPVLNIHPRNPEQAFAIHALLHPDIKLVTIQGNAGTGKTLLALASALEQRKYYRQIFVTRPIVPLSNKDIGFLPGDVKSKIDPYMAPIWDNLKFIKDQFAEDEKMQAKIDELVANDKISITPLAFIRGRTLSKIFFIVDEAQNLTPHEVKTIISRAGESSKFVFTGDIYQIDTPYLDAESNGLSYLIDKAKGHPLYAHVTLQKGERSELANLATELL
- a CDS encoding HopJ type III effector protein — its product is MNQELNTLLTGLKTNTVAFKKVLEFIDTYFLHQPTAFKNGNLYNEASQNQGSARVFAIAKINNLTVDDTLLLFAEHYQAVLADPVGTDHQNIRQFMSHGWAGIEFEGVSLIAKS